In Hemiscyllium ocellatum isolate sHemOce1 chromosome 16, sHemOce1.pat.X.cur, whole genome shotgun sequence, one genomic interval encodes:
- the med7 gene encoding mediator of RNA polymerase II transcription subunit 7: protein MGEPQQVSALPLPPAQYYKEYTDDNVRKGFAPKPPPPIRDSYTMFGNQFQCDDLIIRPLEGQGIERLHPSQFDHKKELKKLNMSILVNFLDLLDILIKSPGSIKREEKLEDLKLLFVHMHHLINEYRPHQARETLRVMMEVQKRQRLETAERFQKHLDRVMELIQSSLSSLPDDLPEAGDIMAKVKVEPLDTDECIGCGQAETQIDSSSKSEEVSDKDAAMCAIIDDMT, encoded by the coding sequence ATGGGTGAGCCACAGCAGGTGAGTGCATTGCCTCTGCCTCCTGCGCAGTACTACAAGGAGTACACAGATGACAATGTCCGTAAAGGCTTTGCTCCGAAGCCACCGCCTCCCATCAGGGACAGCTACACTATGTTTGGTAACCAGTTCCAGTGCGATGACTTGATCATTCGTCCGTTGGAGGGCCAGGGCATTGAGAGGCTCCACCCCTCGCAGTTCGACCACAAGAAAGagctcaagaaactcaacatgtcCATTCTGGTGAACTTCCTGGACCTGTTGGACATTCTGATCAAAAGCCCTGGGAGCATCAAACGGGAGGAGAAACTGGAGGACCTGAAGCTCCTGTTTGTTCACATGCATCACCTGATCAACGAGTACCGCCCCCACCAGGCCCGGGAGACACTGCGCGTGATGATGGAGGTGCAGAAGAGGCAGCGCCTGGAGACGGCCGAGCGCTTCCAAAAGCATCTGGACCGGGTGATGGAGCTGATCCAGAGCAGCCTCTCCTCGCTTCCCGATGACCTGCCTGAGGCTGGGGACATCATGGCCAAGGTGAAGGTTGAACCCCTCGACACGGACGAGTGCATCGGCTGCGGGCAAGCAGAAACCCAGATAGACTCCTCATCCAAGAGTGAAGAAGTTAGTGATAAAGACGCAGCCATGTGTGCCATCATTGATGATATGACATAG